The following coding sequences lie in one Capnocytophaga stomatis genomic window:
- a CDS encoding CdaR family protein, with protein sequence MQREFSIDISITNVPENMFLKSSQTHQIKVLAEGKGYALFKYYSGVQSLNVDFNDLEHIEGKKYKLSTNIANKLNSSHLSELKIQNTYSDTIYIDLEKKYTKKIPVEVNLNADFQKEYQLTEMIVQPDSVLVSGIKSVVDTLKTISISFSPQKNVKSSFEKSYNLKNTDCVKYERNKITVKAIVDKMSEQLVKVPVQVLNVPEGNQIKIFPSEVTILCSGDLNILKRITSDEIAVIADYNDVQNNTHLPLTIRTKLKRVKLSFLNENKVDFLIRKI encoded by the coding sequence TTGCAAAGAGAATTTTCCATTGATATTTCAATTACGAATGTCCCTGAAAATATGTTCTTGAAATCTTCACAAACGCATCAAATTAAAGTTCTTGCGGAGGGGAAAGGGTATGCGTTGTTCAAGTACTATTCCGGTGTTCAGTCGTTAAATGTAGATTTTAACGATTTGGAACATATCGAAGGAAAAAAATATAAACTTTCTACAAATATTGCAAATAAGCTAAATTCTTCTCACTTATCTGAATTAAAAATACAAAATACATATTCAGATACCATTTACATAGATTTAGAGAAAAAATATACAAAAAAAATTCCTGTGGAAGTGAATTTAAATGCTGATTTTCAGAAGGAATATCAACTTACGGAAATGATTGTGCAACCTGATTCGGTACTGGTTTCGGGAATTAAATCTGTTGTAGATACTTTGAAAACCATTTCCATATCTTTTTCTCCTCAAAAAAATGTAAAATCCTCATTTGAAAAGTCTTATAATTTGAAGAACACGGATTGTGTGAAGTATGAGAGGAATAAAATAACTGTTAAAGCAATTGTTGATAAAATGAGTGAACAGCTTGTTAAAGTGCCGGTACAAGTACTTAACGTACCTGAAGGAAATCAGATTAAAATTTTTCCTTCGGAGGTAACTATTTTATGCTCAGGTGATTTGAATATATTAAAAAGGATAACTTCAGATGAAATTGCAGTGATAGCAGATTATAACGATGTTCAGAATAACACGCATTTGCCTTTAACTATTCGGACAAAGTTAAAACGTGTGAAATTGTCTTTTTTGAATGAAAATAAGGTTGATTTTTTAATTCGGAAAATATGA
- a CDS encoding S9 family peptidase → MHKKITLKNFAIAAVSVIFATSCKNNTEQQMKKTQYPDIQPPTAKKVPHKLEKFGNVRTDDYFWLNQRENQEVIDYLNAENEYYQKMTAHTKDFQNSLFEEMKSRIKEDDSSVPYFRNGYWYITRYEIGKDYPIYARKKGTLNAPEEIMFDCNEMAKGYAYFQLSGISVSDDNKYASFGVDTVSRRQYMLQIKNLETGEILPEKIENTTGSAAWASDNKTLFYTKKDSQTLRSDKVYRHELGTDTKKDALIFHEKDDTFITGVYREKSRKYIVIGSGSTLTSEYQILKADNPKGNFQVFQKRVRGLEYDISHYGDAFYIVTNKDNATNFKLMKTSENATSAENWKELIPHREDVFLEGIEIFKNFLVVEETFNGLNRIEIRPWNGGESYYLPFESETYTAYTTQNVDFDTDVLRYGYQSMATPASVIDFNMVTKEKTVLKEQQVLGGKFDKNNYVEERIWATAADGTKIPMSMVYRKGMKKDGKNPLLLYAYGSYGHTVSPYFSSSRLSLLDRGFIYVIAHIRGGQYLGRKWYENGKMLQKKNTFTDFIDCSKHLIAEKYTSNEHLYAEGGSAGGLLMGAVVNMAPELYKGVIAAVPFVDVVTTMLDDSIPLTTGEYDEWGNPNEKEYYDYMLSYSPYDQVKAQNYPNMYVSTGLHDSQVQYWEPAKWVAKLRQMKTNNNLLFLDTNMDAGHGGASGRFEALKETAKEFAFMLDLEGITE, encoded by the coding sequence ATGCATAAAAAAATAACATTAAAAAACTTCGCAATTGCTGCGGTTTCTGTTATTTTTGCAACTTCTTGTAAAAATAATACCGAACAGCAAATGAAAAAAACACAATATCCGGATATTCAGCCTCCTACGGCGAAAAAAGTTCCGCACAAGTTGGAAAAATTCGGCAATGTACGCACCGATGATTATTTCTGGTTGAATCAACGTGAAAACCAAGAAGTAATCGATTATCTCAATGCCGAAAATGAGTATTACCAAAAAATGACGGCTCACACTAAGGATTTTCAAAATTCGCTTTTCGAGGAAATGAAATCCCGAATTAAAGAAGACGACTCGTCTGTGCCGTATTTCCGCAACGGATATTGGTACATTACCCGTTACGAAATCGGAAAAGACTATCCGATTTATGCTCGTAAAAAAGGAACTTTGAACGCTCCCGAAGAAATTATGTTCGATTGTAACGAAATGGCAAAAGGATACGCTTATTTCCAACTAAGCGGAATTTCGGTAAGCGATGACAATAAGTATGCATCTTTCGGGGTGGATACGGTTTCTCGCCGTCAGTATATGTTGCAAATCAAGAACTTAGAAACCGGTGAAATTCTTCCTGAAAAAATCGAAAATACCACAGGTTCAGCGGCTTGGGCAAGCGATAACAAAACGTTATTCTATACGAAAAAAGATTCTCAAACCCTTCGCTCGGACAAAGTTTATCGTCACGAATTGGGTACAGATACTAAAAAAGACGCTCTTATTTTTCACGAAAAAGATGATACATTTATAACAGGAGTATATCGCGAGAAATCAAGAAAATACATCGTTATTGGTTCGGGAAGTACGCTTACTTCGGAATATCAAATCTTAAAAGCGGACAATCCGAAAGGTAATTTCCAAGTATTCCAAAAACGTGTACGTGGCTTGGAGTATGATATTTCGCACTATGGTGATGCTTTCTACATCGTTACCAACAAAGACAATGCAACGAACTTCAAACTGATGAAAACATCTGAAAATGCGACTTCTGCCGAAAATTGGAAAGAACTTATTCCGCATCGCGAGGACGTATTTTTGGAAGGAATCGAGATTTTCAAAAATTTCTTAGTTGTGGAAGAAACCTTCAACGGATTGAACAGAATTGAAATTCGTCCTTGGAACGGAGGCGAATCGTATTACTTGCCTTTTGAAAGTGAAACTTACACGGCTTACACTACGCAAAATGTTGATTTTGATACAGATGTACTTCGTTACGGATACCAATCGATGGCAACGCCTGCTTCGGTAATTGATTTCAATATGGTTACCAAAGAAAAAACAGTATTGAAAGAGCAACAAGTTTTGGGCGGAAAATTCGATAAAAATAATTATGTAGAAGAGCGAATTTGGGCAACGGCAGCTGACGGAACAAAAATCCCGATGTCAATGGTTTACCGCAAAGGAATGAAAAAAGATGGTAAAAATCCGTTGTTACTGTACGCTTATGGTTCGTATGGGCATACGGTAAGTCCGTATTTTTCTTCTTCTCGATTAAGTTTGCTTGACCGCGGATTCATTTATGTGATTGCTCACATTCGCGGAGGGCAATATTTAGGCAGAAAATGGTACGAAAACGGAAAAATGCTACAAAAAAAGAATACTTTTACCGATTTTATTGACTGTTCTAAGCATTTAATAGCTGAAAAATATACTTCTAACGAGCATTTGTATGCCGAAGGAGGTTCAGCGGGAGGACTTTTGATGGGAGCAGTGGTAAATATGGCACCTGAATTGTACAAAGGCGTGATTGCTGCGGTTCCGTTTGTAGATGTGGTAACTACGATGCTTGATGACAGTATTCCGCTTACCACAGGCGAGTACGATGAGTGGGGTAACCCCAACGAGAAAGAATATTACGATTATATGCTTTCTTACTCGCCTTATGACCAAGTAAAAGCACAAAATTATCCGAATATGTACGTTTCTACCGGATTACACGATTCGCAAGTACAATATTGGGAACCAGCTAAATGGGTGGCTAAATTACGTCAAATGAAAACCAATAATAATTTGTTATTCTTGGATACCAATATGGATGCCGGTCACGGTGGAGCTTCCGGGCGTTTCGAAGCCTTGAAAGAAACCGCCAAAGAGTTCGCTTTTATGTTGGATTTGGAAGGCATAACTGAGTAA
- the coaE gene encoding dephospho-CoA kinase (Dephospho-CoA kinase (CoaE) performs the final step in coenzyme A biosynthesis.) gives MMVVGLTGGIGSGKTTIAKMFEELGISVYISDTEAQKLIETDENIKRKIKSSFGELAYVDGKYNRKYIAEIVFRDRDKLRIINEIVHPEVAKHFSDWKTNQNSPYVIKESAILFESGAYHDCDYIITVTADEQERIRRVVERDGVTENSVRERIKNQWNDEKKMNLSDEVINNINIESSSLKVREIHSKLIKKIEKTII, from the coding sequence ATGATGGTGGTAGGCTTGACGGGGGGAATTGGCAGTGGAAAAACCACAATTGCCAAAATGTTTGAGGAATTGGGGATTTCCGTTTACATATCGGATACGGAAGCTCAAAAATTAATAGAAACCGACGAAAATATCAAACGTAAAATAAAGTCTTCTTTTGGAGAATTAGCCTATGTTGATGGTAAATATAACCGAAAATACATTGCAGAAATTGTTTTTAGAGATAGAGATAAATTGCGAATAATCAATGAGATAGTTCATCCTGAAGTGGCAAAACATTTTTCTGACTGGAAGACGAATCAAAATTCTCCTTATGTGATTAAAGAAAGTGCGATTTTGTTTGAAAGTGGAGCTTATCACGATTGTGACTATATTATAACGGTTACGGCTGACGAGCAAGAACGGATTCGTAGAGTGGTTGAAAGAGACGGAGTTACGGAAAATTCTGTACGAGAAAGAATAAAAAATCAATGGAATGACGAGAAAAAGATGAATTTGTCGGATGAAGTTATAAATAATATTAATATTGAAAGCTCTTCGTTAAAAGTACGAGAAATACATTCTAAATTAATTAAAAAAATTGAGAAAACAATAATTTGA